One window of Cataglyphis hispanica isolate Lineage 1 chromosome 12, ULB_Chis1_1.0, whole genome shotgun sequence genomic DNA carries:
- the LOC126853387 gene encoding disks large homolog 5 isoform X3: MASGASSLDSAGSSDGALNMEGDSGSYGSVGSPVRGSECRSAEFDGLQAQCDQAMHQLQLLRHKHSDTIRRCEHTMKELEYYRGQHIAVMNQLEATSQESSALRAKYSDLANDKQRLDREVQTLQKELSELQRIQNQDVLVADAASNDAMNQHYLSALRKYEAVKDEYDSLRKRYDDLIASHSSAVNKAKLSQEEAKRLKKQYDSVLEERNSAIRERNGLKQQCTAAIRQWDIALRERNEYREALAKVQQQHEEAVKEINQAMVLRMKASKDMKRLTEERNAALQEYSLIMGERDTVHKEIEKLGDDLTQAYTKITHLETQNKQLMEEKKTLSYQIETLKREIASALQDRDEALKLCNELQQKFGERDYTGEGSNRDYKHCLELNPFSRERDSVNKEAEKETNTRDYSTHKQRMDNLEQANLELDKLRKTVDTLQVELEEAIQEAEVSKRRRDWAFSERDKIVLERENIRGLCDRLRKERDRAVSELAGALRDSDDIKKQRNEASKELKDLKEKIEFSDHALRTSQLAQIDESNDWEMIPIHVEPGRICLDSDRDDLGLILVGGRDSPYYPNDTGVYVAQVAQGSAFDGKLRLNDCIVRVNNVDCTSVSTRVILETLRSSTMNPATLIVKRRRMTRRPLRTTQLSIGTVPHGITLELGIYISKISPGSLAAKDGNLAVGDRVLNINSKPMDTVTTAHEAMAILNDDTVDVLTITTLKGISIPSAASSETIDGSFAEKQKMVNSCSQTEQERMMLKASSDDYERRYLSNFADRNVYKATKSVSGEKSSGISNAWDNFREKIDIVRGRKHSKERDDNNKKKGHRNSSPNTFEQEQDAIAELDSVIDSYHKKASNSNNNGVLKRSKRRGTEKVEKNGGTWPKARGVPLIQNGTGTILHPRKSKERFPLSAFLPKYDNYNYNRISNPISLTNFSNVNNRHTVYKAVETPLPTFTKTGQQLFNQKSPPFTPAVQFKDIPIDGGSKKRPSTEFESSASETGRLGSALAPSETSIDFSVKSGGVGRDLDSYFANKRSQKYTAGGGSSSDTQVTTDTLQHNRVHSQLYSSGIGGSSTSAASTTSGPASRQQMAPGNFPFPPYHPYATSSHSHPHSTQHQNHSLPLRYPSPPSLPSAQSGESIGLPDARTYCFEPPYSPGPGLQNTVTPVTTFGHLHTPSVDLHYHKPRALTLGIPCDTPTHGHGYEGGTLPSRKEDQRIRIPSNTSVTSKSSVGKLSTGSIERTSERGSPMPTFHVEVLSPGTSSTSGTESSSGTVRGNNQHKRASMPDYSCSQSGPAPGELRRVHIDKSVEPLGIQISCLNSGGVFVSTVYEHSLAEQVGLQIGDQLLEVCGINMRSATYQLAANVLRQCGNSITMLVQYSPDKYTELEAGSSSSSSEAADGAAPGTRSGSPTPCNSPEAPRKSVMETLEPEVPERDTTTITITTTAAAATATAVTTAAPVMSSLRVERDMRPSASLEVRGTQERQREMRPSASLDINIRKPELRSAATLDRLSRAQLQRQTAMRSPTQEELNRKPPPPSGEPRYLLIETRKCSNLGISLVGGNGVGIFVHSVQPGCLAEEAGLFTGDRILEYNGVDLRQATAEQAALELARPADKVTMVAQYMPERYNEVKDKPGDSFYVKALFDRTGEVGDSLQLRFNKDDILYVDNTMFNGTPGHWRAWIVDQTGRRQTCGIIPSKFKVEEELLLRRSLGDLEQDAGKRSNTSARRSFFRRKKQQPRSSSSRDSTKELSSHLTGVNLGWYSDSGTLNEDTLPASYQRVERLDYPTLRPVLIIGPLSECVVTKLLQDYPGQFTRCLAEAMHCSQSTLEQGLRDSLYIDYRKKGSYFECTTVQAVKDICEKNTHCILDVSMASIERLHRHQIYPIVLLIKFKDRTQIKEVKDSRYPSDKISTKAAKEMFEQALKIEAEYKHYISAVIPAGVSVAYICTQVKAAVDEEQSKALWVPRGGP; the protein is encoded by the exons ATGGCTTCTGGTGCATCCTCCTTGGACAGTGCTGGAAGTAGCG aTGGTGCACTTAACATGg AGGGGGATAGCGGAAGTTATGGCAGTGTTGGAAGTCCGGTCCGTGGCTCCGAGTGTCGTAGTGCGGAATTTGACGGTTTACAGGCTCAATGTGATCAAGCGATGCATCAGCTTCAGCTGCTTAGGCATAAGCACTCCGATACCATAAGACG gTGTGAGCATACTATGAAGGAATTGGAGTATTATCGCGGGCAACATATAGCAGTCATGAATCAACTGGAAGCGACATCCCAAGAGAGCTCCGCGTTACGGGCGAAATATAGTGATCTCGCAAACGATAAGCAACGACTTGACCGGGAGGTGCAGACCCTGCAGAAGGAACTGTCGGAATTGCAGCGCATACAGAACCAAGATGTTCTCGTCGCCGATGCCGCGAGCAACGATGCTATGAATCAACATTATCTGTCTGCGTTACGAAAATACGAAGCGGTTAAGGACGAATACGATTCCCTCAGAAAACGGTACGACGACTTGATTGCGTCGCATTCCTCTGCAGTTAATAAGGCAA AGTTATCGCAAGAGGAAGCTAAGAGGCTCAAGAAACAATACGACAGCGTCTTGGAGGAGCGTAATAGTGCGATTCGCGAGCGTAACGGTTTGAAGCAGCAGTGCACCGCCGCGATTCGTCAGTGGGACATTGCcttaagagaaagaaacgagTATCGCGAAGCGCTCGCCAAGGTGCAGCAGCAGCACGAAGAAGCGGTAAAGGAGATTAACCAGGCGATGGTGCTGCGCATGAAAGCCAGCAAGGATATGAAACGTCTTACTGAGGAACGAAACGCTGCCTTGCAGGAATACAGTCTAATTATGGGAGAACGGGACACGGTGCACAAGGAGATCGAAAAGTTGGGTGACGATCTCACGCAAGCGTACACAAAAATCACGCATCTGGAAACGCAGAATAAGCAGCTCATGGAAgaa AAGAAAACGCTATCTTATCAAATCGAGACGTTGAAGAGAGAGATTGCGTCCGCCTTGCAAGATAGGGACGAAGCTCTGAAGTTGTGCAATGAGTTACAGCAGAAATTCGGCGAACGCGATTATACCGGCGAAGGTTCCAACAGAGACTACAAACATTGTTTGGAATTGAACCCGTTTAGTCGCGAACGCGACAGTGTCAACAAAGAAGCGGAGAAGGAGACAAACACGAGGGATTATTCGACGCATAAGCAGCGCATGGACAATTTGGAGCAGGCTAACTTGGAATTGGATAAACTCAGAAAGACTGTGGATACGCTACAGGTGGAGCTCGAGGAGGCCATTCAAGAGGCCGAAGTATCGAAAAGAAGGAGGGATTGGGCCTTCAGTGAGCGCGACAAGATAGTGCTAGAGCGAGAGAACATAAGAGGTTTGTGTGACAGATTGCGAAAGGAACGCGATCGTGCTGTTTCCGAACTAGCTGGCGCTCTGCGCGACTCCGATGACATCAAGAAGCAACGAAACGAGGCATCAAAGGAGTTGAAGGATTTGAAGGAGAAGATCGAATTTAGCGATCATGCTCTACGAACGAGCCAGTTGGCGCAGATAGATGAGAGTAATGATTGGGAGATGATTCCGATCCACGTGGAGCCCGGTAGAATCTGCTTAGATTCGGATCGCGACGATCTCGGATTGATCCTCGTCGGTGGCCGCGATAGTCCGTATTATCCAAACGACACCGGTGTTTATGTCGCACAAGTGGCACAGGGTAGCGCCTTTGACGGTAAGCTACGACTAAACGATTGCATCGTGCGAGTGAACAACGTTGACTGCACATCCGTGTCGACGCGTGTAATCCTGGAGACTTTACGTTCGTCTACCATGAATCCGGCGACTCTGATCGTGAAGCGGCGCCGGATGACCAGACGGCCGTTGAGAACTACGCAGTTGTCGATCGGCACAGTGCCACACGGCATTACTTTAGAACTCGGAATTTACATCTCGAAGATATCACCCGGCAGTTTGGCCGCCAAGGATGGAAACCTCGCCGTAGGAGATAGAGTTTTAAAC attaatagtAAACCGATGGACACTGTTACTACGGCACACGAAGCAATGGCAATTTTAAACGACGATACCGTAGATGTGTTGACAATCACGACATTGAAGGGTATTTCGATACCCTCTGCCGCCAGCTCAGAAACAATAGACGGCAGTTTTGCGGAGAAGCAAAAGATGGTAAACAGTTGCTCGCAAACCGAGCAAGAAAGAATGATGTTGAAAGCTTCGTCAGACGACTATGAGAGGCGATATTTGTCGAATTTTGCCGATCGAAACGTTTATAAAGCCACAAAATCCGTGAGCGGCGAAAAGTCGAGCGGCATCAGCAACGCTTGGGACAACTTCCGTGAGAAGATTGACATAGTACGAGGACGCAAGCATAGTAAGGAGCGCGACGACAACAACAAGAAGAAGGGCCATCGCAATTCTAGTCCAAATACGTTCGAGCAGGAGCAGGACGCGATAGCGGAGCTTGATTCGGTGATCGATAGCTATCACAAGAAAGCGAGCAACAGTAACAATAACGGCGTACTGAAACGCAGCAAGCGACGCGGCACAGAGAAGGTTGAGAAGAACGGCGGCACGTGGCCGAAGGCGCGTGGCGTGCCCCTCATACAGAATGGGACCGGTACTATATTGCACCCACGCAAATCGAAAGAGCGTTTTCCCCTCAGTGCATTCTTACCGAAatacgataattataattataatcgtatcTCCAATCCTATTTCCCTCACCAACTTTTCCAATGTCAATAATCGTCATACCGTTTACAAAGCAGTGGAGACGCCGCTACCGACCTTCACCAAGACCGGACAGCAGCTCTTTAATCAGAAGTCGCCACCGTTTACACCGGCGGTGCAGTTCAAGGACATCCCGATCGACGGCGGCAGCAAAAAGCGACCGTCGACGGAATTCGAGAGCAGCGCGTCGGAGACTGGACGACTCGGTTCCGCGCTGGCGCCGTCCGAGACTAGCATCGACTTCTCGGTCAAGTCCGGCGGCGTCGGCCGCGATCTCGACTCGTACTTCGCGAACAAACGTTCGCAGAAGTATACGGCTGGCGGCGGCAGCAGCAGCGACACGCAAGTGACAACGGATACGCTGCAGCACAATCGCGTGCACTCGCAGCTTTATTCATCGGGTATTGGCGGCTCCTCTACGTCCGCTGCGTCGACCACCAGCGGTCCGGCGTCGCGCCAACAAATGGCACCCGGTAATTTTCCGTTTCCCCCGTATCATCCGTACGCCACATCGTCGCACTCCCATCCGCATTCTACGCAGCACCAGAATCACTCCTTACCCTTGCGCTATCCATCGCCGCCTTCGCTGCCATCCGCGCAATCCGGCGAATCGATAGGCCTGCCTGACGCACGTACCTACTGTTTCGAACCCCCGTACAGTCCCGGACCGGGTTTGCAGAACACAGTGACCCCGGTGACTACCTTCGGCCATCTGCACACTCCCTCTGTAGATCTGCACTATCACAAACCGCGCGCATTGACGCTCGGTATACCCTGCGACACTCCCACTCACGGACACGGATACGAAGGCGGTACTTTGCCGAGTCGAAAGGAGGACCAGCGCATCCGGATACCGTCCAACACCAGCGTCACGTCCAAGAGCAGCGTCGGCAAATTGTCCACCGGTAGTATAGAGAGAACGTCGGAGCGAGGCAGTCCGATGCCAACATTCCACGTAGAAGTGTTGAGCCCGGGCACTAGCAGCACCAGTGGAACCGAGAGTAGCAGTGGTACTGTGAGAGGAAACAATCAGCATAAACGCGCCAGTATGCCGGATTATTCTTGCTCGCAATCGGGTCCAGCGCCCGGTGAGCTACGCAGAGTGCACATAGACAAGTCCGTGGAACCGCTGGGCATTCAGATCTCGTGTCTGAATAGTGGCGGTGTGTTTGTCTCCACCGTATATGAGCACAGCCTGGCAGAACAGGTCGGTCTGCAGATTGGCGACCAGTTGCTAGAGGTTTGCGGCATCAATATGCGGAGCGCAACCTATCAGTTGGCCGCCAACGTTCTACGTCAATGTGGTAATTCGATTACAATGCTGGTGCAGTATAGTCCGGACA aaTACACCGAATTAGAGGCGGGTTCGTCCTCGAGTTCGTCGGAAGCCGCCGACGGAGCCGCGCCCGGAACTCGCAGCGGTTCACCGACACCGTGTAACAGTCCGGAAGCGCCGCGAAAGAGCGTGATGGAAACGTTGGAGCCTGAGGTACCGGAACGCGACACTACTACTATTACCATCACCACCACTGCCGCAGCCGCCACAGCCACCGCCGTCACTACCGCTGCGCCCGTCATGAGTTCACTACGCGTCGAGCGGGACATGCGACCGTCCGCCTCATTGGAAGTGAGGGGCACGCAAGAACGACAACGTGAGATGCGACCGTCCGCATCGCTGGACATCAACATTCGCAAGCCGGAACTACGCAGTGCCGCCACTCTGGATCGATTGAGCCGCGCGCAGTTGCAGCGGCAAACCGCGATGAGAAGTCCCACGCAGGAGGAGCTGAACCGGAAACCGCCACCGCCGAGCGGCGAGCCTAGATATCTGCTGATCGAAACCAGAAAATGCTCGAATCTCGGTATATCGCTAGTGGGCGGAAATGGCGTCGGTATCTTCGTGCATTCCGTTCAACCGGGTTGTCTTGCCGAGGAGGCCGGTCTATTTACCGGCGATAGAATCCTGGAGTACAACGGCGTGGATCTGAGACAAGCGACCGCTGAGCAAGCCGCCCTCGAGTTGGCTCGACCGGCAGATAAGGTGACGATGGTCGCCCAGTACATGCCCGAGCGATATAACGAGGTGAAAGACAAACCGGGCGATAGTTTCTACGTAAAGGCATTGTTTGACCGAACCGGTGAGGTGGGCGATAGCCTGCAGCTGCGTTTCAACAAGGATGACATTCTGTATGTGGATAATACTATGTTTAACGGCACGCCGGGCCATTGGCGTGCTTGGATAGTCGATCAGACTGGCCGTAGACAAACTTGCGGGATAATCCCCAGCAAATTTAA aGTTGAAGAAGAGTTGCTTTTACGGCGCTCTCTGGGCGATTTAGAACAGGATGCTGGCAAACGTAGTAACACAAGCGCAAGGCGAAGCTTCTTTCGACGGAAGAAGCAGCAACCACGTTCGTCCAGCAGTAGAGACAGCACTAAAGAACTGTCGTCACATCTCACCGGAGTCAACTTGGGATGGTACAGCGATAGCGGCACGTTGAACGAAGATACTCTTCCGGCTAGTTATCAGCGCGTTGAGAGGCTTGATT atCCCACCTTGAGACCTGTGCTGATAATCGGCCCACTTAGCGAATGTGTAGTAACGAAACTTCTGCAGGATTATCCGGGACAGTTTACTAGATGTCTAGCGGAAGCAATGCATTGTTCACAGTCGACTTTGGAGCAAGGCTTGCGCGATTCGCTCTACATAGATTACAGGAAAAAAGGCAGCTATTTTGAATGCACGACTGTACAAGCTGTTAAAGATATATGCGAGAag AATACACACTGTATTTTGGATGTGTCGATGGCTTCTATCGAGAGGCTTCACAGACATCAAATTTATCCTATCGTTTTGTTGATAAAATTCAAGGATAGAACGCAAATTAAAGAGGTAAAAGATTCCAGATATCCGAGTGACAAAATCAGTACAAAAGCCGCGAAGGAGATGTTTGAGCAAGCGCTCAAGATAGAAGCAGAATATAAACACTACATCTCTG CCGTCATTCCGGCTGGTGTGAGCGTGGCATATATATGCACGCAAGTGAAAGCCGCGGTAGATGAGGAACAGAGCAAAGCGCTGTGGGTTCCTAGAGGGGGTCCCTGA